In Deinococcota bacterium, one genomic interval encodes:
- a CDS encoding ROK family protein — MSDLVLALDFGGTKLSAALARRGERQWRDRRLALSEPGATARDDLALMDTLAGALLGAAHPAAVGVSFGGPVEARTGTVRLSDHVPGWKAHPLKERLERDYGAPASVDNDANVAALGESRYGAGQGCHSLLYITVSTGVGGGWVLGGEVWRGAGGMAGEIGHTVADPQGPPCYCGKRGCVERLASGPYIAARAGEWLREQPGRGERLRALVGSDLAAITAKHVSEAAALGDELAWASLETAAWALGIGIGNAANLMNPQRFVLGGGVTKSGARFWEALRRTARETARAEIELDIVPAALGDDAPLWGAVALAEDLLSGEAS; from the coding sequence GTGAGCGACCTCGTCCTCGCCCTCGATTTCGGCGGCACCAAGCTGAGCGCGGCGCTGGCGAGGCGCGGCGAGCGGCAGTGGAGGGACCGGCGCCTGGCGCTGTCCGAGCCCGGCGCTACGGCGCGAGACGACCTCGCTCTGATGGACACGTTGGCCGGGGCGCTGCTCGGCGCGGCGCATCCCGCCGCCGTCGGGGTGAGCTTCGGCGGCCCCGTCGAGGCTAGGACCGGCACGGTCCGCCTCTCCGACCACGTGCCCGGCTGGAAGGCCCATCCCCTCAAAGAGCGGCTCGAGCGCGACTACGGTGCCCCCGCCAGCGTCGACAACGACGCCAACGTCGCTGCCCTGGGAGAGTCGCGCTACGGAGCAGGGCAGGGCTGTCACAGCCTCCTCTACATCACCGTCAGCACGGGCGTCGGCGGCGGCTGGGTGTTGGGCGGCGAGGTCTGGCGCGGCGCGGGAGGGATGGCGGGGGAGATCGGCCACACCGTCGCCGACCCGCAGGGCCCGCCCTGTTACTGCGGCAAGCGCGGCTGCGTCGAGCGGCTCGCCTCGGGGCCCTACATCGCCGCGCGGGCGGGGGAGTGGCTGCGGGAGCAACCAGGCCGCGGGGAGCGCTTGCGCGCCCTGGTCGGGAGCGACCTAGCGGCGATCACCGCCAAGCACGTGAGCGAGGCCGCCGCCCTGGGCGACGAGCTCGCCTGGGCGTCGCTCGAGACGGCCGCCTGGGCGCTCGGCATCGGCATCGGCAACGCGGCCAACCTGATGAACCCCCAGCGCTTCGTCCTGGGCGGCGGGGTGACGAAGTCCGGCGCGCGCTTCTGGGAGGCCTTGCGCCGCACTGCCCGCGAGACGGCCAGGGCGGAAATCGAGCTAGACATCGTGCCCGCCGCCTTAGGCGACGACGCGCCGCTCTGGGGTGCGGTCGCACTGGCCGAAGACCTGCTCTCTGGGGAGGCCTCGTGA
- a CDS encoding glycogen debranching protein: MTEALIQAGREQAERILLANGGELGLLGSNQAYKQVWARDSMLCGFGLLLCRDQEGAAIFRRSLATLRRYQSPLGKVPHNVGLANLDDPALVAHGGSLEGEEGRVVMDTAHAGCVDGNLWYIVGHYAHYAATGGLDLLREAWPSLEAALLWLRYQDSNECGLLEVHEAMDWADLFVNRYNVLYDNVLYYACWQGMAQMASALGLEPEPYTSGALDVHMKLNAVLWVGPESPRDWSWLASERKEWVYTLRRLETELVERPFYLPYLAFRDYADRFDTLGNLLAILFGVADEPKANKILDYIHGCGLNEPYPVRALYPVIQEGERDWREYYRVRNLNLPHHYHNGGAWPFIGGIYVAALVQAGRLEEARRQLAKLADMNRQGRRGEWEFNEWFHGLSGRPMGYGGQSWSAAMFLFAADAVATGRVNILNAERGWAAGATAMVQAASPRA, encoded by the coding sequence GTGACGGAAGCTTTGATTCAGGCGGGCAGGGAGCAGGCGGAACGGATTCTGCTCGCCAACGGCGGCGAGCTCGGCCTGCTTGGCTCCAACCAGGCCTACAAGCAGGTGTGGGCCAGGGATAGCATGCTCTGCGGCTTTGGCCTGCTGCTCTGCCGCGACCAGGAGGGCGCGGCCATCTTCAGGCGGTCGCTCGCTACGCTCAGGCGCTACCAGTCGCCGCTCGGCAAGGTGCCCCACAACGTCGGCCTGGCTAACCTGGACGACCCCGCCCTCGTCGCCCACGGCGGCAGCCTGGAAGGGGAAGAGGGCCGCGTGGTGATGGACACCGCTCACGCCGGCTGCGTGGACGGCAACCTCTGGTACATCGTCGGCCACTACGCCCACTATGCGGCCACGGGTGGCCTGGACTTACTGCGGGAGGCCTGGCCCAGCCTCGAGGCGGCCCTGCTGTGGCTGCGCTACCAGGACTCCAACGAGTGCGGGTTGTTAGAGGTCCACGAGGCGATGGACTGGGCGGACCTCTTCGTCAACCGCTACAACGTCCTCTACGACAACGTGCTCTACTACGCCTGCTGGCAGGGCATGGCGCAGATGGCAAGCGCGCTGGGGCTCGAACCTGAGCCCTACACCAGCGGCGCGCTCGACGTGCATATGAAGCTGAATGCCGTCCTCTGGGTCGGCCCGGAGTCGCCCAGGGACTGGTCCTGGCTCGCCTCCGAGCGCAAGGAGTGGGTCTACACACTGCGGCGCCTCGAGACCGAACTCGTCGAGCGTCCCTTCTACCTGCCCTACCTCGCCTTTCGCGACTACGCCGACCGCTTCGACACCCTGGGCAATCTGCTCGCCATCCTCTTCGGCGTGGCGGACGAGCCCAAGGCGAACAAGATTCTCGACTACATCCACGGCTGCGGCCTGAACGAGCCCTACCCGGTGCGCGCGCTCTACCCAGTTATCCAGGAGGGCGAGCGTGACTGGCGCGAGTACTACCGCGTCCGCAACCTCAACCTGCCGCACCACTACCACAACGGCGGCGCCTGGCCCTTCATCGGCGGGATTTACGTGGCGGCGCTGGTGCAGGCGGGCCGCCTGGAGGAGGCGCGGCGGCAGCTGGCGAAGCTCGCCGACATGAACCGCCAGGGCAGGCGGGGCGAGTGGGAGTTCAACGAGTGGTTCCACGGGCTCTCCGGCCGGCCGATGGGCTACGGCGGCCAGTCCTGGTCGGCGGCGATGTTCCTCTTCGCGGCGGACGCCGTAGCCACGGGCAGGGTCAACATCCTGAACGCCGAGCGCGGCTGGGCCGCCGGCGCGACGGCGATGGTCCAGGCCGCCTCGCCGCGAGCGTGA